A genomic stretch from Nitrospira defluvii includes:
- a CDS encoding DsbA family oxidoreductase, which produces MTVYTLYSDFNCPFCYALHERLHGLEVMDQIEWRGVQHAPHLPVPMVTWGGHLGVELKQEVEMVRRLAPELPIIVPMGKPNTGRAIAAAARALHLDHSRGSVFVRALYRRFWCDGQDLSDQEVLRKEALRQGFTAEELVEAGATPVDRLLNTWGDQWEETEHQGIPLLQRQDGRLLVGLVSLETLKTFLAGT; this is translated from the coding sequence ATGACAGTCTACACACTGTATAGCGATTTTAATTGTCCCTTTTGTTACGCATTGCATGAACGGTTGCACGGGCTTGAGGTGATGGACCAGATCGAGTGGCGGGGCGTGCAGCATGCCCCGCATTTGCCGGTGCCGATGGTCACGTGGGGCGGGCATTTGGGTGTCGAACTGAAGCAGGAGGTCGAGATGGTTCGCCGGCTCGCGCCAGAGCTGCCTATCATCGTGCCGATGGGCAAACCCAATACGGGCCGTGCGATCGCCGCCGCCGCTCGGGCGCTGCACCTGGATCACTCGCGCGGGAGTGTGTTTGTGCGTGCGTTGTATCGACGGTTCTGGTGCGACGGTCAAGATCTATCGGATCAAGAGGTCCTGCGGAAGGAAGCCCTCCGGCAAGGATTTACCGCAGAGGAGCTCGTCGAGGCTGGTGCCACGCCGGTGGATCGACTTCTCAACACGTGGGGCGACCAGTGGGAGGAAACGGAGCATCAGGGAATTCCGCTGCTTCAGCGCCAGGATGGTCGGTTATTAGTGGGGCTGGTTTCTCTGGAGACACTGAAAACGTTTCTCGCCGGCACGTAA
- a CDS encoding cyclase family protein: MQQRLAARPAGPVRAILWGLVGLLLVGGWHQVVHAASRLVDLTYSFDETTLVWPRNPPFHRDGSQRGGTADEAWYATGQVALSEHAGTHMDAPIHFAQGQVGIDGIPVEHLMGPAVVIDVRAAAGKEEDYRLAPADLHRWEAQYGTIPNGAVVMMLTGWGAHWQHRERYFGSATPDAPTTLHFPGFSEEAARFLVTERHISGIGIDTPSIDYGPSQDFVVHRIVNGAGLYGLENVARLDELPASGATLIALPMKIAGGSGAPVRILGILPE, from the coding sequence ATGCAACAGCGGTTGGCGGCACGACCAGCGGGTCCGGTCCGAGCAATTCTCTGGGGGCTAGTCGGCCTGCTGCTTGTCGGGGGATGGCATCAGGTTGTCCATGCCGCGTCGCGTCTGGTTGACCTGACGTACAGTTTTGATGAGACGACCCTCGTGTGGCCGCGCAATCCTCCATTTCACCGGGACGGGAGTCAGCGGGGCGGAACGGCCGATGAAGCATGGTATGCGACGGGACAGGTGGCCCTGTCGGAGCATGCCGGAACGCATATGGATGCGCCGATCCATTTCGCGCAGGGTCAGGTCGGAATCGACGGGATTCCGGTTGAGCATCTCATGGGGCCTGCGGTGGTGATCGATGTGCGTGCCGCCGCAGGGAAGGAAGAGGACTATCGGTTAGCCCCGGCTGATCTGCATCGTTGGGAGGCGCAGTATGGGACCATCCCGAACGGTGCCGTCGTGATGATGTTGACCGGCTGGGGAGCGCATTGGCAGCATCGGGAGCGCTATTTCGGCAGCGCGACGCCCGATGCGCCCACGACGCTGCATTTTCCGGGATTTTCCGAAGAAGCGGCACGGTTCCTGGTGACCGAACGACACATCTCCGGCATCGGGATCGATACGCCGAGCATCGACTATGGTCCGTCGCAGGACTTTGTGGTGCACCGCATCGTCAATGGCGCCGGCCTGTACGGACTGGAAAACGTTGCGCGGCTCGATGAGCTTCCAGCTTCCGGCGCCACGTTGATCGCCCTGCCGATGAAAATCGCCGGCGGGAGCGGCGCTCCCGTACGAATCCTAGGAATTCTGCCTGAATAA